In Pangasianodon hypophthalmus isolate fPanHyp1 chromosome 3, fPanHyp1.pri, whole genome shotgun sequence, a single genomic region encodes these proteins:
- the zmp:0000000634 gene encoding uncharacterized protein zmp:0000000634 — protein sequence MARELSAVSSVDSATMLLLFHTFSKQLVLCNGLLSSQSRVLDIRSSLDEKLERSRREYEAARRRARRRYVRLRALALCTRLLHLHGLERRVWRRERPHGEVFWSNVLANFDDEQWVDHFRMSRSTFEFILGLVEEKLRRKSTRWRKALEPRRRLAIVLWWYATPSEYRTISCLFGVGLSTVCTLVRQVTSALNTSLLKQFICLPEGELLQNTLRGFAGRGYPMCAGAIDVTHIPIISPRENPAAYYNKKKWHSIILQAVVDHNICFTDIYVGCPGGTHNARVLATSPLYKMAEEQEGYLFPREDALTVNGVEIPVHLVGNAAYPLKRWLMKGFTDEHSLTPEQHHFNSQLSSARMVVENAFGRLKGRWRCLLKRNDVDVTFMPDIVTACCILHNVCELNKEDFLPEWTADFDEVLQQPDLDLYRDTVMDSTQAIRDTMVTIV from the exons ATGGCGCGTGAGCTGTCAGCGGTGTCCAGCGTCGATTCGGCGACTATGTTGTTACTTTTCCACACGTTTTCAAAACAATTAGTGTTGTGTAATGGGTTACTGAGCTCCCAGAGTCGTGTTCTGGATATAAGAAGCTCGCTGGATGAAAAGCTGGAGCGGAGCAGGAGGGAATATGAAGCCGCCCGGCGCAGAGCTCGGAGACGCTATGTGAGGCTGAGAGCCTTGGCGCTGTGCACCCGACTCCTCCACCTGCACGGTCTGGAGAGACGAgtgtggaggagagagagacccCATGGAGAAGTGTTCTGGTCCAATGTCCTGGCTAACTTTGATGATGAGCAGTGGGTGGATCATTTCCGCATGTCCCGGAGCACATTTGAGTTCATACTAGGACTTGTGGAAGAGAAACTGAGACGCAAGTCGACTCGCTGGAGAAAAGCGCTGGAGCCGCGGCGCAGGCTGGCCATCGTGCTGTGGTGGTACGCGACCCCGAGCGAGTACAGGACCATCAGCTGTCTCTTCGGAGTAGGACTGTCCACTGTGTGCACTTTAGTGCGCCAGGTCACCTCTGCCCTGAACACCAGCCTTCTCAAACAGTTCATCTGCCTGCCAGAAGGAGAGCTTCTTCAGAACACGCTCAGGGGGTTTGCAGGACGCGGATATCCCATGTGTGCTGGGGCAATCGATGTGACCCACATTCCCATCATCTCTCCGAGAGAAAACCCAGCTGCTtactacaacaaaaaaaagtggcaTTCCATTATTCTACAAGCAGTTGTGGACCACAACATCTG ctttacagatatatatGTTGGCTGTCCTGGTGGCACACACAATGCAAGAGTGTTGGCTACTTCTCCGCTCTACAAGATGGCTGAAGAACAGGAAGGATACCTGTTCCCTCGTGAg GATGCCTTGACCGTGAATGGAGTGGAGATTCCTGTTCATCTCGTTGGAAACGCCGCATACCCGTTAAAGAGGTGGCTGATGAAGGGCTTCACAGACGAGCACTCTCTGACTCCAGAACAGCATCACTTCAACAGCCAGCTTAGCTCAGCTCGCATGGTGGTGGAAAATGCTTTCGGGCGTCTTAAAGGTCGTTGGAGGTGCCTGCTTAAACGCAACGATGTTGATGTTACGTTTATGCCCGACATCGTTACAGCTTGCTGTATCCTGCACAATGTGTGTGAGCTGAACAAGGAGGACTTCCTGCCTGAGTGGACTGCGGACTTTGATGAAGTCTTACAACAGCCTGACCTGGATCTTTATAGAGACACGGTGATGGATAGCACTCAAGCTATTCGTGACACAATGGTGACAATTGTGTGA